In the Parus major isolate Abel chromosome 7, Parus_major1.1, whole genome shotgun sequence genome, TATGAGGGCTACTTTGCCAGTTCCCAGCCCTGACCCTGACCCACACTCCTGTGTCTCTGCCAGCCTCAGTGCCCCACAGGTCCCAGGGGACCCATGAGTGCTTGTTCCTGTGAATGAGTGGCCTGTCCTCGATGGGTGGAGCCGAAGTGCTGTATCCCACCCTTCGATGTTCCTTATCGCCACACAGCATCCTTGTGATTCACCAGGTGTGGCTCCCTTTCCATCACCCCACTTTGCAGGAAGTTTCCTGGCCAGCCCCCCATGGGCTCTGTGCAATAATAACAAGCTGGGATGAGCTGGCTGGCCTTCCTGAGCAAGCCTACAATAACAGACCAGTGCAATGTGTCCAGCTTTCCTGAGCAGACAATAATAAACCCGCATGAGCTGGCACACTTTGCGGAGGAGCCCTACAATAATAAGCCTGGATGATGTATCCATATTCACCGAGGCAGCCTAAAATAACCAGGCAGTGTGAGCCACCCAGCTTCCTCACAGATAAGCGGGGTCACTGAGCTGTCACTCTGGGAGAGGAGACATAGTGGCCACCAGGTCTCCATGTCTGCTGCTCTTGACCCAGGAGAAGGCAGCCTGTGTCAGTGATGGGACAGGCTGTTAGAGGTGAAGGCCATAGGTACTATCAGCCTGTGACTGCCTTCCTGGAAGCAAGTCCTCACTAATCCTGGCATGCTGGGACCTGCTACACTTCAGGGCATTCTTCTTGTCCATCTCACTTGTCAAACTGACACACAGTGCCAGCTTCCCCAAAGGCTCTCCTGCTGTCACCTTGGGCTGCTGGACAGGGGGACAAATGCCCATGGTCAAGCTGGAGGTGGCAGTGCTaccagcagctgccaccagACCCTGCACAGCAAGGCCCAGCATCTTCCAGCATTGCTAGGCTGTGCCGGACACAACTCTTTTCCAGGGAGTTTGTTGGCatttgggcagggggagggttTGGATACCCATGGGTTTGCTTGGCAGAATGGCAGAAGGGCCTCTTTCCAAATGGGATAGGGTAGAAATTGCCCACTGGGGCTGGAACCACTCACCCTCCACCAGGATCTCTGCCAAGCCCCAAGCAGCTCATGGTGGCTTGGTCTTCACATGACTTGGGGAGGAGATGCTGCAATCTCCTGCCCTACCTCTGCTCTGCCGCTGaccctcccttccctgggatTTATCCCTGCGCGTTGGATGCAGGAATGAGTGGGCAGGGCAGACACAGAGCCCCCCCGGCATCCCTTCATGGGGGGAGCCAGCATCCACCCGGCGTGGCGGCGGCACAATGCAGAGCCCCCGCTGCCACCACGCCCCTCCGCTCAGTGTCTGCGAGAAAGGCTGTAACCCAAGCCACAAAAACAGcgcaaggagaaaagaaaagggtaTTGAGCGGCGGGGCTGCTGCGGTCGCCGGCCAGCATAGACTGCTGGTTGTTAAGCGAGTGCCTCGCTTGCAAAGGCTGCCTTGATGAAGTGTGAGACAGCACTTACGGAGGGACGCGGGCAGGCATTCTCGCTCCATCTTCCGCTCACAGTGCCGCTCTTTATGTGCCTGACATTTGCTCGCTGGAAAGGCCCCTGAAgtcagagggaaaggaaaacattgcCGGCAGCAAGGCCAGAGCGGTGCTGGGAGGAGTGCTGTGCCAtgccgggccgggccgggctgggctgggctgggccgggctgGGATGCTCCTCTGTCCCGGCCTCACCACCCGCTTTTCCCCGGGGTGACCCCTTCACCTCTCAGCAGCTCTCCGGCTGCCTTCCCCTGCCGGCACCGCCGCTTCCTGCCAGGtgtgctcagcctggctgcctgCCTGCGAAACCCTGGCCATGCTGCCCGTGCCTGCTCCAAGGGCGGGCTGGCAGCACCACCAGCCCTCcttattgctgctgctgctgctgctgctgctgctgctgctgctgctgctgtgtgtcccCTGGGAGTGCATGACAGGGGGGATGGAGACAGTGACAGTGTGAGCTCAGAGCTGGTCCTTTCACCACCTGCTTCTGGGGTATGCAGTGTCCCACGTATTGCTGCAGGCTGGTGGGGGGGTGGAAGTAGATCTAAGGTCTGGAGGAGCATCAGTGGTCAGTGTAGGACATCTCGGGATGCCTGGAGGTGGTTCTGTCCCCAGGGAGAGAGTCATTGCACCACaagggagctggggcaggaaaCTGGGCTGATGTGGCCTGTTTCATCCCAGGGAATAAGCaccccctttccctgcccttcATAGCAGCTGGAAGGGGACAGTTCAACCCTCTCCATCTATTCTCTTGCAGACAGATCCTCTGGCATCCCTGCTGGCAGAGGATGGGCAAGCATCTCTCTGGATCCCAGAGGGGGTCTCTCCCTAGCCTGACTGACATAGTCGATCAGAGATGCCCAGCACAGATCCAGTAAGCCattccagccccattcccagaAGTATGCACAAAGCTTGTGGCACGGTAGAGTGCCAAGGGCAGCCTGGCTATGAGGCACAGGAATGCACCAGCCATGgagcccttcccctgcccacCATCAACTCCCACAGGAGCACCAGACTTCATCCATGGcagtgtggcagcagctgttcccagtgccagagagcCAGTCTGCCATTCCTGGTCTGTCACTCCACCACGCTGCTTCCATGGAGTCCGCTGGCAGGGGCAGTCTGGGGAAGCCATCCTCCCCCTTGGGGCACACCCcttggctccagccctggcaggaatTATTAAGTGTGCCCCTGTGGAGCATGTGCTGAGGCTGGCCACGGGAATGTGGGCAGATCTGACATACaagccacagcagccaggctaTAATTTCCAAACAGGCCCCATTCGCTCtgttttccagttaaaaatatattaaaaaataggaaTGTGGGATTTGTAGTGAAGAATGTTGGTAACCGCTTCGAACGTCTGGTGTGATAATGAAAGGGTCAGTCCCCAGCTTTGAGCATGACCGATTTAGACTCTGGTGCTTGGCAGTGGCGCGGGGGCCCAGCATGATTCAGCCTGCCTACAAACCCGTCCTGAGCCAGGGAAAGGTGATGCTCCTGTGCTGGTGGCatggtgctgggctgggtgatgTGCCCCTTCTGCTCATACTGTCAAGAGGACATCCAGATTGCTGTCCCTTTTTGGATTGCTTCCCTTGAGAAGAGAGTCTGGGCAGGGGGTGGGTAAATGCAGAATGCCTTGGAGATAGATTTTGTACCCTGCCCACCACTGACCCTGCTGCGTCTCTGCACTGGGGTGCAGCCTCACAGCAGAGGCCTCTGGGCTGGGGGTCACTAGtgaggctgcagcccagctccccctgAGGTGCCCCTCCACACGGTGGGGCTGTCAGTGAGCTCACAACTTGCTCACTGAGGTCGGGCACCTGCCCCCCTTTGCTGGGCACCCCCCCTTCCCCAGTCACAGTTCAGGGTGTGCTGTGGAGTCTCCCGTGCCGCTACCGCAGCCTTGAGTCCCTCCTGATACTGGGGCATCCCACTTGGCCTTGTGGCCAGGTAGTCATAACAGGCCAGACAAGCCATGCCAGCTCCAGAGGCATCACTCCCTGGTGCCTGGCGACTCGTGTGGGGCAACCCGGCCAGCACtcccccagctgccagctctctgctgctctcagctccccGGACCTCAGACATCATGTTTATCCTGGAGATGGGTAATCAGGGAAAAACAAGTCACCAGAGGCCAGGGCTGATGTTGCAGTGGGGACAACTTGTCTGCAGCAGGGTTCAGCGTCGGAATGGAGCAGTGGGgcaaggaggaaggggaaaatcaGCTGTAGCCAGGGCTTGTCCCCCATCCAGCCCTTTAGGGGACACTTCGTTGTCCCTCTCAGCCTTCGGGGCCATCAGGTGGCCGGTGGCTGGCACAGCAcgctctgctccctgctgagtCATAGCTCTGCAGGGAAACGCTTCCAGCTCTGGTTATAACCCATTTCCCTCCGGGGCTGTGAAGCGCAGCCTCCCAGTCCCGCCGCGGGCCAGCTCCGGCCACCCCATGGCCCTGAGCCCGCGGGCTCCAGCCGCTGGGAAGGGCAGTGGCAGGAAGTGGCCGCTGACTCCCAAATTCCACCCTGGGCttgctggagctgagcccttCCCGCAGGCGTGGGCAGCAGGTGCCCTGCACCTGCAGacccctgtgccaccccagATGCCAAATCCCCTTGGTGGTGCTGGGCACTCTTCTCCCACTGCCTCCCCAGGGTGCCACCTCAGTGGGTGGGTATGTGCTGCTCTTGGGGACACTGGGTGGCTGCCAGGATGGTTTACCCCATCCCCAGGGACGCCATGGGGACActgtgctggctctgggcagctggggctgagcactGAGTGAGCAGCTGCCCTGCCAGATCCTTGCTTGAATGCTGCGAAGCTTGAGGAACCCTGGGGCTTGGGGCACATCCCAGGTGCCATCCTGGATGGGTTGGAGCAGAGGGGATTGGGCAGCACCCTGCACCCCTGCCCCATTGCCCTGGCATTCCCCAGGAATGCATTGGTGACAGGGAGAGGGGGTGAGTGCCATAGTAgtggcacccagagctggccagctctgcaggggaCTCTCCTGCCCTCCTGGGGCACTGACCCACGCAGTGCTATCTAGCACACTTTGCTCACTTCACTGCCATTCCTGACTTTCCTGGGaactgctgtttgcttttctctgaattATGACTCCAGCTTGTGCCTTTGATCTGGGTTGTGTCGGCCACCCGTGACCAGGCCCTCTTCTGCCTTTGAAGTGCAGTCACCTTCCCAGACTTGGATGCTGCTTTTGCAACCTTGGGTGCAACCCTGGCTCTGTGGGGTGAGACATGCAGGGCAAGAACATCTTTGGGGTCCCTGATGTGCTCagcattcctcctcctctccagaaCCTGGTGATGAGCCAGCACAGCTAATGGCTCGGAGGCTGGGCAGTGAGGCATCAAGAGGTGTGCTCACCCAGTACCGAGCAATCCCAGGGATGCTGGTGGGATACTGGCAGCAGAACATTGCTCCCTCCGGTGGTAACgagcagggacagaggtgaTCTGTATAGCAGCTGGTCAAAAAGCAGATGCCAGTGCCATGCATTTCCTACAGCCAAAGGGCCTTTCATGCctgtgaaagcagaagagaTGCAACCTGCATGGAAAGTATCTGTCTGAGCACCAGCCAACCCATCCTGGTATCAGCCCTATCCTGTCACCCTGTctggcagggagcagtgagGAGGGCTCAGCCTACCTATTCTGCCACTGGGAAACTGCGGTCAAGCTTTGGACTCTGGCCTTGAGTGGGTCTGAGcgtccccatcccctccccactTTCCTGGCCTAGAGAGGATCCTACCTTATCTGTTACACTTTGTTCTCCTGCTGTCTGGgtgtggagcagggcagagatTAGTGTGTTCAGACCTTTgacacacacccacacacacccacacacccgcacacacatacacacacacaaccaGCCATGCATGCACCCGCAGCCATGCTCATGTGCACACTGCTGCATGCACAGTCCCTACGCACGTCATCCTGCTCACACTCAGCTGCACTTGTGGGCCCACACTGTGCCCCCTGCAGCACCCCCTCTGGGGCACATACgcttttccccatccctgtgagTGTTTGTTTGAGCACTGTGAGCTGTGTTATGTTCCCAGTGGAGTGTGGCGCTTCCTCAGCCTGCCAAGATCTCTCATGTGCATCAGCATGGCCCAGCTGGAAAGGTGGCATCCTGCTGGCACggggtgcaggcaggaggagggggggCTTCCCATGTCAAGTCTGGAGGGAATAAAAGTGTGTGCAGGGAGGCAAGAGCTGTTCTGGCAGATTAGGAGCAAACCTGGGCATCCCTCATCTCACTGTCACAtcattttcactttctgtggGGCCACCGGAGATGCCGTGTTCTGGAGGCTGTGGTGGCAGGCAGGGGCTACCTGTTCCCACCTCTTGCTAGGTCATGTCCCTGTCCATATTTAcaggctgcagcctgtgctgctccaggcagggaagCCACAGCCCTTCCAGAGCGATCTTATCTCCAGCATTTCACAAATGACACAAAAGCCTCTGCAGTCTGCCTCTCAATGGGAAGGCAACCCACTGTccagagcagggatgtgtgtgtgtgtgtgtgtgtgtgtgtgtgtgcgcacACAACTGGGAGCAGCCACATCCTACCCAGTGCCAGAACTGCCTGTTCCCACAAACTGCTGCAGTCCTGGGGTGAAACAGATGTAGCCTGGCAGGCAGAGGGGGGCACAGCCCCTtctctgccccacagcagcaccgTGGCAGGGTGACCTGGCAGGTGATTTCCTGGCAAGGTGATGgtgcttctgctttctcccaCAGACCCTGCCCCGGATCTGCGGTGCAGGAGAAGGGCAGGCGtttgcctctgctctgcagcagctctacactgcagtgacacagcaggAGGCCAAGAAGGCTCGGAAACGGCATTGCTCTGGTGAGGAGCTCCTTGGCTGTGGCATGGGGAGCATGTGATGCAGCTGTCCCCTCGACTGCTGTGCCCCATATCCTGGGGTAAGAGAAGTGTGGCCCCAGGTGCAGCTCACTCCATGCAACTCCATTTGCTTTCCCCCCCCATGGGCTGGGCTCACAATCCAAGCACAATTCCTGGAGTGGGTTTGGGCAATGCCCCATGCTCCTTTATCTTAATCCCAAATTGCATCTTTTTCTGGTACCAGAGGACAGTGTGGATACAGCACCCATTGCAGAAACCACAGAGCACCCCCATCcacctgctccatcccaggaaGATGAAACGACATCTTCCAGCGAGAGAACCTCGGTGAGTGCAGCTCTAGGAAGTCTCCTGTACCAAAGGCAGGATGGGGCCCacatctcctttccctcctctcatCCAAGCACTGTGCCCATCCAGCATGGGCTAGGAGTCTCAGCTTGGTTCCTAGCCCATTCTACCCCATGCATCCTGACTGGGGAGTGTGTGATTGCACGTTGCACTGCATATTTTGCAGTCCCACAACAGAGATGACAGGAATGTCACTGCTTGCACACTTGCACACATCCTGCATGACTCCCCAAGGTGAAACTGACACTGCCTCCTCTTTGTTTCCAGCCAGCCTCCTCCCCATCTCAGAAGCCCCAGCTGCCTGCATCCAAGGCCAAGCCAAAGAAGGCAAAAGGGCTCTTCAGCTGAAAGATTGCTGAGGGCTCTGCTTCCCCCAGCATCCAAGAGATGGAGTGCGGAGCACCCATGCATCGTCTGCCTCTACTCTGCATCTCCTGGTGGACCCTACCCAGGTCACGGTCCCCTCCCAAGATGTCTTCAGTTGGGGAGATGGAACTCCTTTCTTCAACAGTGTTTCAGGAAACAGCTTTTCTAACTCTCCCCTGGTCCAGAGCTTGCCCAGGCTTCATCTCGTGGCAGAGCCAGTGCAAGACATGGGAGAAGTGGGAGGGATGCTGCCAGTGGGTGTTGGACAGCTGgggctctggcagagctgtggggtttggCTGCTCTTGAGTGGGTTTTCAATAAAGGGCTGTGTCTGGCTGAGATTCCCTCTCTTGCTCTGTCCCACCCGGCCTATAGTGTCTAGGAAGGGATGTAacctctggtgctgctgggtcCCCCTCAGGCCAGTCCTGATGTCCCAGGGCCTTGCAGTGACTCTGGACAGCGAGGTGGCAGCAGCTCGttgctgggcacagcacacagctcccagccatgCTGTGCCTCACCCTGAGCAGCAGTATGTGTTTTGGGGTGTGCACAAGAGGATGCCCAGATCATGGGGGCACAGCACGCTGAGGGGGCTGGAGCCCATGTTCTTGTCCCATACCAGGATACACACTGTGTGCTGGTGCCTGCAGAAGCAGGCTGGCAAAGGTCCTGGGTGGGCTGCAAAACACCCTACATTTGCAGGCACCAGCACCATAGTTACTGGGCAGGTGATAGAGGGTTGATCCACACTTTGGCCTTCAAGGAGCAAGAGACAACCAACACTGAATGCTGCCAagcctgggagcagccctggagcaggttACAGATGCTCCCTGGACACAAAACACCACTTCCATCACTTCACactcccatccatccatccatccatccatccattcattGCTGCTCTCCTCTTCCAGCCCCTGGGTCCACATGCTTCCTGGGACCCCATTCCTGTGCCCAAGCCAGGACCCAAAACAGCAGGCAGAGAGCCAGGCAGcaggcaggctgcagccagTGGTTCTGCTCTCATGGGATGGGGACCCATGCCCCCAGCTGCCCTGGTCCCTGGGCTAGGCCAGCTGCAGTCATGCTGCCTGTTCTCCTGAGCAGCAAGGGGGAAACAAAAACATCCGGAGCAGTCCCTGTGTCTGTGGAAGGGGAATGAAAGGGCTTTTGCTGGGCCACAGCCGACCAGTCCCAGGGTGAGTGCAACCAGTtgctttttatatttcctttctg is a window encoding:
- the NHEJ1 gene encoding non-homologous end-joining factor 1 isoform X3, translating into MPGAVVCPRLRPGAARNPVPLHPPAAYSSCPRMEGSEELESSLLTQPWASVRFDESTFLAKVCFMDTGYILLISDLSSVWYESADAEAVGQRSKVFRHLVRPLIQMNLVLQCQVQELISLLLQKDAEIEDYRESGAALSRDRLRTKPFQEETFQQNFMAETLPRICGAGEGQAFASALQQLYTAVTQQEAKKARKRHCSEDSVDTAPIAETTEHPHPPAPSQEDETTSSSERTSPPPHLRSPSCLHPRPSQRRQKGSSAERLLRALLPPASKRWSAEHPCIVCLYSASPGGPYPGHGPLPRCLQLGRWNSFLQQCFRKQLF